A window of Cloacibacillus sp. An23 genomic DNA:
AGGCGTTCAACAACGATAAAAAAGAAGTCCAGGACTTATACATCCTCGTCGGAGAAGGCGGTATAAACTCGATAACAGGCGTCATGGCGAACGACCAGAATCCTGCGGAACTTGACGGCTGCTCTGTCACGACTTATCTGAACACGACGCAATTCACGCACGACAGCCGCGACCCGTCCGGCGCGCGTCCGTATCCTGACAACGTCGCGCTCATCTGCCTAACGCTCAAGGCGCAGGAAAACCTCAACGGCACGCCGACGATAACGAGCATCGTCGAGGGCATGAAGGTTTGGACGCCGAGCGGCTTCGCGTACAGCCGCAACCCGATATGGATAATTTTAGACATTCTTTGCCACCCTCGCTACGGAATGGGCATGGGCGCGGTCGACAGCACGGGCGCGTACACGCATCCGAACTGGGACAAGATAGATTACGCCTGCGCGCTTGCCGCCGCGAACTACTGCGACGGGACCGTCGAGTACGGTCCGCGCTTCCAGCTCGATTTCGTGCTGGACTCGAGCCGCCCTATCCGCGACGTGCTCACGGACTTCCTTGCGGTCTGCCGCGGCTACATGGTGCAGACCAACAAGCTCGAGATATACATCGACGCGCCTGTGTCGTCTTACAGCCGCAGCATAACGCCCGGAAATATCACCGAGAACAGCTTCACCTTCTGGCAGGCGGCGGACGAAGACGTCTGCAACCGCATCACAGTCGATTGGGTAGACCCCGACAACAACTACGAACGGGTGACCGATGTTTTTCAGGATTCAGACGACATTGCGATTCGCGGAGTCGTCGAAAAATCCGTCTCGCTGCTCGGCGTCACTCGCTCCGGGCAAGTCGGCCACATGGGATACTATCTGCTTAAATCGTCCATGCTCGTGCGCAACTTCTGCTCTTTCGGCGTCAGCTTCAAAGACTGCGACATACAGCCCGGCGAGGTGCTGACGGTCTCCTTCGAGGACTTCACTGGCTGGGTGAACAAGCCGTTCCGTGTGCTCTCGGTCAAAGACAACGGCAATGACGTGATGACCGTTACCTGCTCCGAGTACATCCCGGAGATATACGACGACAGCGTCATGGAGGTGCCGGTCCACATCGATACGAGCCTCACGACCAACTACAAACCCGACGACGTGGAGGACCTTTCTATAACAGAGCAGCTAGAGACGCTCCAGGACGGCAGCTATAACCTCATCGCGAAAATCACCTGGACGCCGCCGGAAAGCTATCAGACGCTTGAGCTGTGGTACCGTTACAGCTCAGAGGTCGCGTGGGTAGCCGGCGGCACGCTGCCGCAGGGCTCGACGGAGTATTATCTGCCATGCACCGGCAACATCGGCGATACTCTATACGTGCGCGTCTATACGGTCAGCCGCCTCGGCGTCCGCAGCGCGGGCCAAACGACGAGCCGCATACTGCGCGGCGACACGGTCCCGCCGGCGGCGCCTACGAACCTGCAGGGAGAAGGCGGCTTCCGGCTCGCGCGGCTCACATGGACAGACCCGCCGGACGGCGACCTCGACCACATCGACGTATATCGTTCGATTACGGCGGACATAGCCGAAGATTACGAAAAGATAGGGACGTCGCAGCGCTTCTCGCAGGAGTACGTGGATAATACGCTCTATGTCCTCCAGACTGCGTGGTACAAGCTTAAGGCCGTAGACGTGGCGTGCAACGAGAGCGAGTTTTCGTCTGTCATATCGGTGACGAGCGAGGCGCTTCCTGCGACGGAGATCCCAGAAGCCTCAATCGACGAGAGCAAGTTCATCCCAGGCCTTGCGGAAAAGATAGAAAACATAGACGAGGCCGCCGCCTCTATCCCCGCGATACTCAACGCCTTGAGCCTGGACAAGAGCATGGAGCAGGGCGCGAAGGCAGAGCGGACGCTGAGCACCAAGGTAGAAGAGGGCTTCGCGGCGGAGGCTAAGGAACGGCTCGAGCTCTCCGCGCGCATAGACGACACGATGGCGGCGGTCACGGAAGAATCCGTCGCGCGCGTCGAGGGAGACGAAGCCCTGTCCCAGAGAATCACGACGCTTGGAGCTGAAATAGACGGCACGCAGGCCGCGATACAGGAAGAGCAGAACGCGCGCGCGGACGGCGACGGGGCGCTCGCCGAACAGATAACGACGCTCGGCGTCCAGACCTCGGAAAGCCTCGCCGCAATCCGGCAGGAGATGACCGCCGACACCTCGAACGGCGTAGCCATAACGCTAAACGCGCTGTCCCAGGACAAGGCTCTGGAGTCTCAGGCCATCGCTGAGCGGACGCTCACAGTCAAATACA
This region includes:
- a CDS encoding phage tail protein, which codes for MVTAAIGALVGWAFSGSLIAAGIVTTAFGAIALGASLGSLFASHDSMDLSSSPNYSFGPISNTMSQLVPIYVIYGKCRVAGNIIYQAFNNDKKEVQDLYILVGEGGINSITGVMANDQNPAELDGCSVTTYLNTTQFTHDSRDPSGARPYPDNVALICLTLKAQENLNGTPTITSIVEGMKVWTPSGFAYSRNPIWIILDILCHPRYGMGMGAVDSTGAYTHPNWDKIDYACALAAANYCDGTVEYGPRFQLDFVLDSSRPIRDVLTDFLAVCRGYMVQTNKLEIYIDAPVSSYSRSITPGNITENSFTFWQAADEDVCNRITVDWVDPDNNYERVTDVFQDSDDIAIRGVVEKSVSLLGVTRSGQVGHMGYYLLKSSMLVRNFCSFGVSFKDCDIQPGEVLTVSFEDFTGWVNKPFRVLSVKDNGNDVMTVTCSEYIPEIYDDSVMEVPVHIDTSLTTNYKPDDVEDLSITEQLETLQDGSYNLIAKITWTPPESYQTLELWYRYSSEVAWVAGGTLPQGSTEYYLPCTGNIGDTLYVRVYTVSRLGVRSAGQTTSRILRGDTVPPAAPTNLQGEGGFRLARLTWTDPPDGDLDHIDVYRSITADIAEDYEKIGTSQRFSQEYVDNTLYVLQTAWYKLKAVDVACNESEFSSVISVTSEALPATEIPEASIDESKFIPGLAEKIENIDEAAASIPAILNALSLDKSMEQGAKAERTLSTKVEEGFAAEAKERLELSARIDDTMAAVTEESVARVEGDEALSQRITTLGAEIDGTQAAIQEEQNARADGDGALAEQITTLGVQTSESLAAIRQEMTADTSNGVAITLNALSQDKALESQAIAERTLTVKYNEEVAERLLLAIKQGETQAALEAVNQIVNGPNGLVAQSYIKTDVNGHVAGVGLYNDGSASEFVVVANRFLIANADGSVTPMFEINGTTGLAQLIGSLIASGSLTGRELNAAAKMQLGPGGQFIMGDGS